From one Sulfurimonas sp. HSL-3221 genomic stretch:
- a CDS encoding OmpP1/FadL family transporter, translated as MTRTIQLALAAAMALGTTSAFATNGDTLIGLGAKTRGMAGVGIGMSHGAESALANPALISSVKDVEISFGGTLFMPHVKYDANVGAGAQNSDADMNMIPEVSIAYKVNDNFYWGIGMWGTAGMGVDYREAGNAATGGNGTLQMVTNLQLMQFGVPFTYARSGFSVGVTPILQYGALGINYKMPDLMNQNNGNPYSIGGGVAQDLKFGFNIGAAYDFTQVGVKGLTLGAVYKSAIEMEYKQQLSSATQPFVDFGIFPAPMGDKLEQPAEIGVGVSYSIAGNTIAFDYKQIKWADATGYKDFGWDNQNVYAIGYEFAMDNWAVRAGFNYAENPIQELPDGTGFVDPNDPNTYAYAGGAALNMFNLLGFPATVEQHYSLGGTYGVTDRVSVDAAVVYAPEKKTEFGTGGLAALGMAGPKATVKHSQTGVSAQVNFAF; from the coding sequence ATGACACGTACAATCCAACTGGCTCTTGCAGCGGCTATGGCGCTTGGGACAACTTCCGCATTTGCGACAAATGGTGATACGCTTATTGGGCTGGGTGCCAAGACACGCGGTATGGCTGGTGTCGGTATCGGTATGAGCCACGGTGCGGAATCCGCACTCGCCAACCCGGCGCTGATCTCATCTGTTAAAGATGTGGAAATTTCCTTTGGTGGCACACTCTTTATGCCGCATGTCAAATATGATGCGAATGTAGGCGCCGGTGCGCAAAACAGTGATGCGGATATGAATATGATTCCGGAAGTATCCATTGCGTACAAAGTAAATGACAACTTCTACTGGGGTATCGGTATGTGGGGTACAGCCGGTATGGGTGTTGACTATCGTGAAGCAGGCAATGCGGCTACAGGTGGCAACGGTACCCTTCAGATGGTGACAAATCTTCAGCTGATGCAGTTTGGTGTACCATTTACGTATGCCCGCAGTGGGTTCAGTGTCGGTGTTACACCTATTCTTCAATACGGTGCCCTTGGTATTAACTACAAGATGCCGGATCTTATGAACCAGAATAACGGAAATCCATATTCCATTGGTGGCGGTGTCGCACAAGATCTGAAATTCGGATTCAACATTGGTGCAGCCTACGATTTCACACAGGTTGGTGTAAAGGGTCTAACTCTTGGCGCTGTTTATAAAAGTGCAATCGAAATGGAATACAAACAGCAGCTCTCATCTGCAACGCAGCCATTTGTCGACTTTGGTATCTTCCCGGCTCCTATGGGTGATAAACTGGAACAGCCCGCCGAAATCGGTGTTGGTGTATCTTATTCCATCGCAGGAAACACCATTGCCTTTGATTACAAGCAAATTAAATGGGCGGATGCGACAGGCTACAAAGACTTTGGTTGGGATAACCAGAATGTCTATGCGATCGGTTACGAATTCGCTATGGATAACTGGGCAGTGCGCGCCGGTTTCAACTATGCTGAAAACCCTATCCAGGAGTTGCCGGATGGAACAGGTTTTGTTGACCCGAATGATCCGAACACCTATGCATACGCCGGCGGTGCTGCTTTGAACATGTTTAACCTTCTTGGCTTCCCTGCAACTGTTGAACAGCATTACAGCCTTGGTGGAACATATGGCGTTACTGACAGAGTATCAGTTGATGCTGCAGTGGTCTATGCACCAGAGAAGAAAACTGAATTCGGAACAGGCGGTCTTGCTGCACTCGGTATGGCGGGCCCAAAAGCGACGGTTAAGCATTCTCAAACCGGTGTAAGTGCACAAGTGAACTTTGCGTTCTAA
- a CDS encoding DUF448 domain-containing protein: MRQNYSGPVRMCVSCRKREAQNQLLRLQCAERSLRPYSGTGRSFYLCPECFTAKQTAKALARQCKSGEIERLLNELKEIITDVR; encoded by the coding sequence ATGCGCCAAAATTATTCGGGCCCCGTTCGTATGTGCGTCAGCTGTCGGAAACGGGAAGCACAGAATCAACTGTTGAGATTGCAATGCGCCGAGCGTTCCCTGCGCCCCTATAGCGGGACGGGACGGAGCTTTTATCTGTGCCCGGAGTGTTTCACTGCCAAACAGACTGCCAAAGCGCTCGCCCGCCAATGCAAAAGCGGGGAGATCGAGCGCCTGCTGAACGAGTTAAAGGAGATCATCACGGATGTCAGATAA
- the thrB gene encoding homoserine kinase, with amino-acid sequence MIISVPATSANLGPGFDTLGLSVDLRNRVEFKPSRFFSVSIKGEGEGNPRLKGNNMFVSIFNEHYQRLTHKKQNFKFQFYNSIPLSRGLGSSSAVIVSAIATAHEAAGVRVSKRRILNHALVYESHPDNITPAVMGGFNVATVEKNKVFSQKKHLPDYLRAVVVIPDKPISTAKSRTTLPKSYSKENAVFNVSHAALTVAAFFNEDWEMLKIATQDRFHQKTRMKMMPELFTIQKAAYEQGALMSTLSGSGSTFFSLCYDEDAAGLAARLEQRFPQFAVKILNLDNYGLTVER; translated from the coding sequence TTGATTATCAGCGTTCCGGCGACAAGCGCCAACCTCGGACCGGGTTTCGACACCCTCGGTCTTTCCGTCGACCTGCGCAACAGGGTCGAGTTCAAACCGTCGCGTTTTTTCAGCGTTTCCATCAAGGGCGAAGGAGAGGGTAACCCTCGGCTGAAGGGCAATAATATGTTTGTCAGTATCTTCAACGAGCATTACCAACGCCTGACGCACAAAAAACAGAATTTCAAATTCCAGTTTTACAACAGCATCCCCCTTTCCCGTGGGCTTGGAAGCTCTTCGGCCGTAATCGTCAGCGCCATCGCCACGGCGCACGAAGCAGCGGGTGTACGTGTCTCAAAACGCCGGATCCTGAACCATGCCCTTGTATATGAATCGCATCCGGACAACATTACGCCGGCGGTCATGGGCGGCTTCAACGTCGCCACGGTGGAGAAGAACAAGGTCTTTTCGCAAAAAAAGCACCTCCCCGATTACCTGCGGGCGGTCGTGGTCATTCCCGACAAGCCGATCTCGACGGCGAAGTCACGCACGACACTGCCCAAGTCCTACAGCAAGGAGAACGCTGTCTTCAACGTCTCGCATGCTGCGCTGACGGTGGCGGCGTTCTTTAACGAGGATTGGGAGATGCTCAAGATCGCGACCCAGGACCGTTTCCACCAGAAAACACGGATGAAAATGATGCCGGAGCTCTTTACGATCCAGAAGGCGGCGTATGAGCAGGGTGCACTGATGAGTACGCTCTCGGGGAGCGGGTCAACGTTCTTCTCCCTGTGCTACGACGAAGACGCCGCAGGGCTGGCGGCGAGGCTTGAACAGCGTTTCCCCCAGTTTGCGGTCAAAATTCTCAACCTGGACAACTACGGCCTGACGGTCGAACGCTGA
- the xseA gene encoding exodeoxyribonuclease VII large subunit has product MQAVSVSALNEQIKNLLETTFVQVAVEGELSRITYHNSGHIYFTLKDSGSALSGVMFRGNAAHLRFRLEEGLKVVVRGGITLYKPRGTYQINAQMIEPAGQGALALAYEQLKKQLSEEGLFESERKKPLPRYPKKIALITSATGAALQDMKRVAAHRWPLTELFVYDSIVQGAQAPFSLAAALKAADEAGYDVIVLSRGGGSLEDLWGFNDETLARGVAAAATPVVSAVGHEIDWVITDFVADLRAPTPSAAMQMILPDQYEIMMNLDALQEQLDRRVSEKLQVNMQTVTHLYERYRQHSVEQKIKEQGELLLQLQQRFDQSIAYRLQQAASMLEPMYTRLDQSEVLLLNQKQSLLNALERNIESQDPKLKDKKGYAQVVKEGRPISLYNVREGDEISLMDSRFTAVAEVKSIRENSANNK; this is encoded by the coding sequence GTGCAGGCGGTCTCCGTATCGGCCCTCAACGAACAGATCAAGAACCTTCTCGAGACGACTTTTGTCCAGGTCGCCGTCGAAGGCGAACTCTCCCGAATTACCTATCATAACAGCGGCCACATCTATTTCACCCTCAAAGACAGCGGTTCGGCGCTCAGCGGCGTCATGTTCCGCGGAAACGCGGCCCATCTGCGTTTCCGGCTCGAAGAGGGTCTCAAAGTTGTCGTCCGCGGCGGGATCACGCTCTACAAACCCCGCGGCACGTACCAGATCAATGCCCAGATGATCGAACCTGCGGGGCAGGGGGCATTGGCCCTGGCCTACGAACAGCTGAAAAAACAGCTCTCGGAAGAGGGGCTTTTTGAAAGTGAACGGAAAAAGCCGCTGCCGCGTTACCCGAAAAAAATCGCCCTGATCACCTCTGCGACGGGAGCGGCGCTTCAGGATATGAAGCGGGTGGCGGCGCACCGCTGGCCCCTGACGGAACTTTTCGTCTATGACAGCATCGTCCAGGGAGCACAGGCGCCTTTTTCACTGGCGGCAGCACTGAAGGCGGCTGATGAAGCGGGATATGACGTCATTGTTCTGAGTCGGGGCGGGGGAAGCCTTGAAGACCTGTGGGGTTTCAACGACGAAACCTTGGCAAGGGGGGTTGCGGCAGCAGCAACCCCGGTCGTCTCCGCCGTCGGGCATGAGATCGACTGGGTGATCACGGACTTCGTCGCCGACCTGCGGGCACCGACTCCTTCCGCCGCAATGCAGATGATTCTGCCGGACCAGTATGAAATAATGATGAACCTCGATGCGCTCCAGGAACAGCTGGACCGCCGTGTTAGCGAAAAGCTGCAGGTGAACATGCAGACGGTTACCCATCTGTACGAACGTTATCGACAGCATTCGGTCGAACAGAAGATTAAAGAACAGGGCGAACTGCTGCTGCAACTGCAACAGCGGTTTGATCAAAGCATCGCATACCGGCTTCAGCAGGCGGCATCTATGCTGGAACCGATGTACACCCGCCTGGACCAGAGCGAAGTGCTCCTGCTGAATCAGAAGCAGTCGCTGCTGAATGCATTGGAGCGAAACATCGAATCCCAGGATCCGAAGCTCAAAGATAAAAAGGGATATGCCCAGGTTGTCAAAGAGGGGCGCCCCATTTCCCTTTATAATGTAAGAGAAGGGGATGAAATCAGTCTGATGGACAGCCGCTTTACGGCGGTTGCCGAGGTTAAATCCATACGCGAAAACAGCGCAAATAACAAGTAA
- a CDS encoding ribosome maturation factor RimP, with protein sequence MSLETDIKNLVESIGLHLYDTSVVTENGETIYRVNVIGEGGTTMDQCVEATKLISPMLDVTPPVQGEYRLEVSSPGVERKLKTLEHFRFSVGEKVELTLQDKTKLRGELKSVGEDGILSIETEAGTEAVPFDSVVKAATYFEW encoded by the coding sequence ATGAGTCTTGAGACCGATATCAAGAACCTGGTCGAGTCGATCGGCCTGCACCTTTATGATACGTCTGTTGTTACTGAAAACGGTGAGACGATCTACCGCGTCAACGTTATCGGCGAAGGCGGCACGACGATGGATCAGTGCGTCGAAGCGACGAAGCTGATCTCTCCAATGCTCGATGTTACCCCGCCGGTTCAGGGCGAATACCGTCTCGAGGTGAGCTCGCCGGGCGTGGAGCGCAAGCTCAAAACCCTGGAGCACTTCCGCTTCTCCGTCGGCGAAAAGGTAGAGCTGACCCTGCAGGACAAAACGAAACTGCGCGGCGAACTCAAAAGTGTCGGCGAAGACGGCATTTTGAGCATCGAAACCGAGGCGGGAACCGAAGCGGTCCCCTTTGACAGCGTCGTCAAGGCCGCAACCTACTTCGAGTGGTAA
- the ribD gene encoding bifunctional diaminohydroxyphosphoribosylaminopyrimidine deaminase/5-amino-6-(5-phosphoribosylamino)uracil reductase RibD — MVTRMARPDPMALAVDAAWAFQGCTFPNPAVGAAVTDASGRILSVAAHEKAGGPHAEVLALQQAFALLTSDTAILALTDSGTIHDYLLTHHNGCFVSCTIHVTLEPCAHHGKTPSCARLLVGVRMGRVVYAAADPNAEAAGGASILSEAGIRVEHQPSKASEDLLFPFVQWQKKPFVTFKWAQRLDGTIDGGTISGNESRRFVHAMRDAADLLVIGGNTVRTDHPTLDARMVEGKAPDILILSKRDDFDRTIPLFNVPGRKVMIASDLTAIDRYHNVLVEGGPGMFEAVQSQCDMYLCFVAPSSGGTIRFLQERKQFEIRHLSRSGEDVKQWMVNG, encoded by the coding sequence GTGGTAACACGGATGGCCCGGCCTGATCCGATGGCGCTGGCCGTCGATGCGGCGTGGGCTTTCCAGGGGTGTACGTTCCCGAACCCGGCCGTTGGTGCTGCCGTTACCGATGCTTCCGGCCGAATCCTTTCCGTCGCCGCCCATGAAAAAGCGGGCGGTCCTCATGCGGAAGTTCTGGCGCTTCAGCAGGCCTTTGCTCTTCTGACTTCTGACACTGCGATCCTGGCACTCACTGATTCCGGCACGATCCATGACTATCTTCTGACCCATCATAACGGATGTTTCGTTTCCTGCACGATCCACGTCACCCTCGAGCCTTGTGCCCATCACGGTAAAACCCCCTCCTGCGCCCGTCTGTTGGTAGGCGTGCGGATGGGGCGGGTCGTCTACGCGGCGGCGGATCCGAATGCGGAAGCGGCCGGCGGAGCATCCATTCTCAGTGAAGCGGGTATTCGTGTCGAGCACCAACCTTCCAAAGCGTCGGAAGATCTGCTTTTTCCCTTCGTACAGTGGCAGAAAAAGCCTTTTGTCACGTTCAAGTGGGCCCAGCGGCTCGACGGAACGATAGACGGAGGGACCATCAGCGGGAATGAATCGCGCCGATTTGTGCACGCGATGCGTGACGCGGCGGACCTGCTTGTTATCGGGGGCAATACCGTACGTACCGACCACCCGACACTGGATGCGAGGATGGTGGAGGGCAAGGCACCGGATATCCTTATTCTCTCCAAGCGTGACGATTTTGATCGGACGATCCCGCTCTTCAACGTCCCCGGCCGGAAGGTGATGATCGCGTCTGATCTCACTGCAATTGACCGGTACCACAATGTTCTTGTCGAGGGTGGTCCGGGGATGTTCGAAGCGGTACAGTCGCAGTGCGATATGTACCTCTGTTTTGTTGCGCCTTCAAGCGGTGGTACAATACGCTTTCTGCAAGAGAGAAAACAATTTGAAATCAGGCACCTGTCCCGTTCGGGGGAGGATGTCAAACAATGGATGGTGAATGGATAG
- the ung gene encoding uracil-DNA glycosylase gives MQIDPKIDPSWKQVLSSEFEQPYFKELKTFLLAEKAAFPIYPKGADIFAAFNLTPYEKVKVVILGQDPYHGPNQAHGLAFSVQRGIAHPPSLQNIFKELREDIGCEVPQHGTLEAWAQQGVFLLNTVLTVRAGQAHSHKEQGWERFTDATIKALSDGREKLVFILWGRPAQMKASLIDASRHHIITSPHPSPLSAYRGFFGSKPFSQTNAYLQSVGIIPIDWCLNDA, from the coding sequence ATGCAGATTGACCCCAAGATCGACCCCTCCTGGAAGCAAGTGCTTTCCTCGGAATTCGAGCAGCCCTATTTCAAAGAGTTGAAAACTTTCCTTCTCGCTGAAAAGGCCGCCTTTCCCATCTACCCCAAAGGTGCCGATATCTTCGCTGCATTCAACCTGACACCCTATGAAAAGGTCAAAGTTGTAATTCTCGGTCAGGATCCTTACCACGGGCCGAACCAGGCGCACGGGCTCGCGTTTTCCGTGCAGCGGGGCATCGCGCATCCGCCTTCCCTGCAGAATATATTCAAGGAGCTGAGAGAGGACATCGGCTGCGAGGTCCCGCAACACGGGACGCTGGAAGCATGGGCGCAGCAGGGGGTTTTTCTGCTCAATACGGTCTTGACGGTCCGTGCGGGGCAGGCGCATTCGCACAAAGAACAGGGGTGGGAGCGTTTTACCGATGCGACGATCAAGGCTCTCAGCGACGGCCGGGAGAAGCTCGTTTTTATTCTCTGGGGACGGCCGGCCCAGATGAAAGCGTCGCTTATCGACGCTTCACGCCACCATATCATTACCTCTCCGCATCCCTCTCCGCTCTCTGCGTACCGCGGTTTTTTCGGTTCGAAACCCTTTTCGCAGACCAATGCCTACCTGCAAAGCGTAGGCATCATCCCGATCGACTGGTGCCTGAATGATGCATGA
- the rbfA gene encoding 30S ribosome-binding factor RbfA, with protein sequence MTPAEIKLKRTDAILQELIPEAISQLGDARLHELDVIEVRCAKGRSDAKVYLDPHDYSEAERNAFLKQLRKARPVIEDYCMKDQGWYRCPKLAFVFDDQLQKTQQIEALFKQIEGEKHDES encoded by the coding sequence GTGACGCCCGCAGAGATCAAGCTTAAACGCACCGACGCGATCCTGCAGGAGCTTATCCCCGAGGCGATCTCGCAACTCGGGGATGCCCGTCTGCATGAACTCGACGTCATCGAAGTCCGCTGCGCCAAGGGGCGCAGCGACGCCAAAGTCTACCTTGACCCCCACGACTACAGCGAAGCGGAGCGCAATGCTTTTTTGAAACAGCTGCGCAAAGCGCGCCCGGTCATCGAAGATTACTGCATGAAAGACCAGGGGTGGTACCGCTGCCCGAAACTGGCATTCGTGTTTGACGATCAGCTCCAGAAGACACAGCAGATCGAGGCGCTTTTCAAACAGATCGAAGGGGAGAAACACGATGAGTCTTGA
- a CDS encoding ABC transporter permease, producing MHDFPRKTLFLLAVIVLVTFAGGFFYTADPYMLNADAILSAPSFAHPFGTDRLGRDLLARIMEGGKISLIIGVGSALIGTFLGFILGAIAGYARGVVDKGFVIVVDLFLTFPTFFLLLALVSYVNASALVLILIISVTGWMTTARLVRSESFAVTSQPFIKILNIAGVSRAKILLKYYAPLLAPIFFVSFTFGVGGAILSESGLSFLGLGIVAPQMSWGTILSNGKEVIDIAWWVSFFPGLMIFLVTLSLMNLANYLQQRTNKKKIQSGA from the coding sequence ATGCATGATTTCCCGCGCAAAACACTCTTCTTGCTGGCAGTGATCGTCCTGGTGACTTTTGCGGGCGGCTTCTTCTATACGGCCGATCCCTATATGCTGAATGCCGATGCGATCCTTTCGGCCCCTTCATTCGCCCATCCATTCGGGACCGACCGGCTCGGACGGGACCTTCTCGCGCGCATTATGGAAGGGGGTAAGATCTCGCTTATTATCGGGGTCGGGAGTGCCTTGATAGGGACCTTCCTCGGGTTTATACTCGGTGCGATCGCCGGGTATGCGAGGGGAGTCGTCGATAAAGGGTTTGTCATTGTCGTGGACCTCTTTCTGACCTTCCCGACCTTTTTCCTGCTGCTGGCTTTGGTGAGCTATGTCAACGCTTCGGCGCTGGTATTGATCCTCATCATCTCCGTGACGGGCTGGATGACGACGGCGCGGCTGGTGCGTTCGGAAAGTTTCGCCGTGACGTCGCAGCCCTTTATCAAGATCCTCAATATTGCAGGGGTGTCACGGGCAAAAATCCTGCTCAAATACTACGCCCCTCTGCTCGCCCCGATTTTCTTTGTCAGCTTTACCTTCGGCGTCGGCGGCGCCATTCTTTCCGAATCGGGTCTGAGCTTCCTGGGACTTGGGATCGTCGCACCTCAGATGAGCTGGGGGACGATCCTGAGCAACGGGAAGGAGGTGATCGACATCGCGTGGTGGGTCAGTTTCTTCCCCGGACTGATGATCTTTCTCGTGACGCTCAGTCTGATGAATCTTGCCAACTATCTTCAGCAGCGCACCAATAAGAAAAAAATCCAGTCAGGAGCGTAG
- the ubiE gene encoding bifunctional demethylmenaquinone methyltransferase/2-methoxy-6-polyprenyl-1,4-benzoquinol methylase UbiE — translation MDRQEKIVSMFDEIAPTYDKANRVMSMGVDRSWRRKGCDKAFGFYNRPELDLIVDVACGTGDMMDYWRQRAAVKNISVKKILGVDPSEGMVGVGRKKFPDFDFAISKATELPVEANTADMLSISYGIRNVVEREEALQEFNRALKPGGMVVILEFMKNEHPSFLGKIRDFYMTKVLPKIGGFISKNKEAYEYLPNSIEGFLTVEGMRGELEAAGFEPLFIQSFSMDISTLIIAKKV, via the coding sequence ATGGATAGACAGGAAAAAATCGTATCGATGTTCGACGAGATCGCGCCGACATATGACAAGGCGAACCGCGTCATGAGTATGGGAGTCGACCGCAGCTGGCGCCGAAAAGGGTGCGATAAGGCCTTCGGTTTCTATAACCGGCCGGAACTTGATCTCATCGTTGACGTCGCCTGCGGGACGGGAGATATGATGGATTACTGGCGACAGCGCGCCGCTGTCAAAAACATCAGCGTCAAAAAGATCCTCGGCGTCGATCCCTCCGAGGGGATGGTCGGTGTCGGCCGGAAAAAGTTCCCCGATTTTGATTTTGCCATCTCCAAGGCGACGGAGCTTCCCGTTGAAGCGAATACGGCGGATATGCTCAGCATCTCCTACGGCATCCGCAACGTCGTCGAGCGTGAAGAAGCCCTGCAGGAATTCAACCGTGCCCTCAAACCCGGAGGAATGGTTGTGATCCTGGAGTTCATGAAAAATGAACACCCCTCATTTCTGGGCAAGATCCGCGACTTCTACATGACGAAGGTCCTGCCGAAGATCGGCGGCTTTATCTCGAAGAACAAAGAAGCCTACGAATACCTGCCCAACTCCATCGAGGGCTTCCTGACAGTGGAAGGGATGCGCGGCGAACTGGAAGCTGCCGGCTTCGAGCCACTCTTCATCCAGAGTTTTTCCATGGATATCTCCACGCTGATCATCGCCAAGAAGGTGTAA
- the infB gene encoding translation initiation factor IF-2: MSDKVRVSEIAKELGIASKEVVEKAQAMGLGHVKTASNSVSMEEAEKIANFIMSGTTPAAPEPKVRVVKKAAQAKAEATAPAEAEEVAAEAPAAKAETPAAAEAEEAPKAEDAAVEKKPKPVSGAVVQQTEPALKQVTPIKRSGLRIKKKNRPSVEETAQVSKETTKLSSYGKLNADVLEELAQKKKARKTSKSTPTQRKTSGTSLDIFGGSMSDVSMDYDDDEVVLLDLSEATQDKPKLPEEPQRPREKKPVGRGGGQKKPGGNRPRQVARKKRRKYTKEKGAEEVITHVEIPEDIRVYEFAEKINHPISDVIKVLFNLGMMVTKNDFLGKDEIEILAEEFEVEVTTIDPTNAFNYEEEYVEAESEEHLEERPPVITIMGHVDHGKTSLLDAIRNARVAHGEAGGITQHIGAYTVEQRDKKITFIDTPGHAAFSAMRERGAQATDIVIIVVAADDGVKPQTIEAIKHAKASEAPIIVAVNKMDKEGANPDLVKGQMAEHEVSPIDWGGDVEFVPVSAKTGEGIDELLDNILLTAEVMELTANPEAAAKAVVVESSVEKGRGPVGTVIVQNGTLSVGDNVVCGKAFGRVRSLINDQGEQIKVLGPSETAVVVGLNEVPAAGDIMIAMESDKEAREYAQKRAEYERQKELSASTKTSLDELTALIAEGKLKSLKVILKTDVHGSLEAIRTSLLALRNDEVKVDIISSGVGGITENDVELANSSENSVLLGFNVRPTGAVKALAKQRGVEIRTYTIIYQLLDDITGMLTGMMAPKFSEEHSGQADVREVFKIPKGMVAGCLVVDGKLVRGGPVRVIRDGVVIHEGELTSLKRFKDDVKEVGNGYECGVVLNGYDDVQVGDVIETFTRVEQKVEL; this comes from the coding sequence ATGTCAGATAAAGTTAGAGTAAGCGAGATTGCCAAAGAATTGGGTATCGCATCAAAAGAGGTCGTCGAAAAAGCCCAGGCAATGGGGCTTGGCCACGTAAAAACGGCTTCAAACTCCGTTTCGATGGAAGAGGCGGAGAAGATCGCTAACTTTATCATGAGCGGTACGACGCCTGCGGCGCCGGAACCGAAAGTCCGTGTCGTGAAGAAAGCGGCCCAAGCCAAAGCAGAGGCAACTGCACCTGCCGAAGCCGAAGAAGTGGCGGCAGAAGCTCCGGCGGCAAAAGCTGAAACACCGGCAGCTGCCGAGGCAGAAGAAGCACCGAAAGCGGAAGACGCTGCAGTCGAAAAGAAACCGAAGCCGGTCTCCGGGGCAGTGGTTCAGCAGACGGAACCGGCCTTGAAACAGGTGACGCCGATCAAGCGCAGCGGCCTGCGGATCAAAAAGAAAAACCGTCCGTCCGTTGAGGAGACGGCCCAGGTCTCCAAAGAGACGACAAAACTCTCCAGCTACGGGAAGCTCAATGCGGACGTACTCGAAGAGCTAGCCCAGAAGAAAAAAGCTAGGAAAACCTCCAAATCGACGCCGACACAGCGCAAAACCAGCGGGACCTCCCTGGACATCTTCGGCGGTTCCATGTCCGATGTCTCCATGGATTACGATGACGACGAAGTCGTACTGCTCGACCTGAGCGAAGCGACGCAGGACAAACCGAAACTGCCCGAAGAGCCGCAGCGCCCGCGCGAGAAGAAGCCGGTCGGCCGCGGCGGCGGTCAGAAGAAGCCCGGCGGCAACCGTCCGCGTCAGGTCGCTCGTAAAAAGCGCAGAAAATACACGAAAGAGAAGGGTGCGGAGGAAGTTATTACCCACGTCGAGATCCCTGAAGATATCCGCGTTTACGAATTCGCCGAGAAGATCAACCACCCGATTTCCGACGTTATCAAGGTCCTTTTCAACCTCGGCATGATGGTAACGAAGAACGACTTCCTTGGCAAGGACGAGATCGAGATCCTCGCAGAAGAGTTCGAGGTCGAAGTCACGACGATCGACCCGACAAACGCCTTCAACTATGAAGAGGAGTACGTCGAAGCGGAATCCGAGGAGCACCTCGAAGAACGCCCGCCGGTCATTACGATCATGGGCCACGTCGACCACGGTAAGACCTCTCTGCTCGACGCGATCCGCAATGCTCGCGTCGCCCACGGTGAAGCCGGCGGTATCACCCAGCATATCGGTGCGTATACGGTAGAGCAGCGCGACAAAAAGATCACTTTCATCGACACCCCGGGCCACGCCGCCTTCAGCGCGATGCGTGAACGCGGTGCCCAGGCAACCGACATCGTTATCATTGTCGTTGCGGCGGACGACGGCGTTAAGCCGCAGACGATCGAGGCGATCAAGCACGCCAAGGCGTCCGAAGCACCGATCATCGTCGCGGTCAATAAGATGGACAAAGAGGGCGCGAACCCGGATCTGGTCAAAGGACAGATGGCAGAGCATGAAGTCTCTCCAATCGATTGGGGCGGGGACGTCGAATTCGTACCGGTTTCCGCGAAAACAGGCGAAGGGATCGATGAGCTTCTGGATAACATTCTACTGACGGCGGAAGTGATGGAGCTTACGGCCAACCCGGAAGCGGCGGCCAAAGCGGTTGTCGTCGAGAGCTCCGTCGAGAAGGGCCGTGGCCCTGTCGGAACGGTCATCGTTCAAAACGGTACACTCAGCGTCGGCGACAACGTCGTCTGTGGCAAGGCGTTCGGCCGGGTCCGCTCCCTCATTAACGACCAGGGAGAGCAGATCAAGGTCCTGGGACCGAGTGAAACCGCCGTGGTTGTTGGTCTGAACGAAGTCCCGGCTGCCGGTGACATCATGATCGCGATGGAGAGCGACAAAGAGGCGCGTGAGTATGCACAGAAACGTGCCGAGTACGAGCGCCAGAAAGAACTCTCCGCCAGCACGAAGACCTCTCTGGATGAACTGACGGCCCTGATCGCGGAAGGGAAACTGAAATCCCTCAAAGTTATCCTGAAAACGGACGTCCACGGTTCGCTCGAAGCGATCCGCACCTCACTGCTTGCGCTGCGCAACGACGAGGTCAAGGTCGATATCATCTCCTCCGGCGTCGGCGGGATCACCGAAAACGACGTGGAGCTTGCGAACAGTTCCGAAAACAGCGTCCTGCTCGGTTTCAACGTTCGTCCGACGGGTGCGGTCAAGGCATTGGCGAAACAGCGCGGTGTCGAAATCCGTACCTATACGATCATCTACCAACTGCTCGACGACATTACGGGCATGCTGACGGGTATGATGGCACCGAAATTCAGCGAAGAGCACAGCGGCCAGGCCGATGTCCGCGAAGTCTTCAAGATCCCCAAAGGGATGGTTGCGGGCTGTCTCGTCGTCGACGGCAAACTGGTCCGCGGCGGCCCGGTCCGCGTGATCCGCGACGGTGTCGTTATCCACGAAGGTGAACTGACATCGCTCAAACGCTTCAAAGATGACGTCAAAGAGGTCGGTAACGGCTACGAGTGTGGGGTTGTCCTTAACGGCTACGACGATGTCCAGGTCGGTGACGTCATCGAGACCTTCACCCGTGTGGAGCAGAAAGTAGAGCTGTGA